A DNA window from Acidobacteriota bacterium contains the following coding sequences:
- a CDS encoding amidohydrolase translates to MNRIAPLAVLLALSGRALAADPAPTPLPVPAPDAGTVFRGASVYTAWDETPRKLAILVKDGKVVSVGYEADVRAAAPAAGVVDLAGAVLVPGLTDAHGHLRSLGALHRMIDCRGLAKEEILLRVRALSASTAPGAWIRGRAWDQNRWTDNAFPTAADLEPAAPKTPVVLARVDGHALWVNAAALKAAGITKATPDPPGGRIERLKDGSPAGVLVDNAMSLVWKAIPRPGPDEARKDFVAGLEACAKAGLTGIGEASGSSLADLAILEGLAKEGKLPVRVYATVGPEALDAALARGPVSAGRFTLRAVKLYADGALGSRGAALLADYSDSPGNRGLDVTPPEAVAKLVEKALRGGFQVWTHAIGDRANRTTLDAYEKGLEAVKSADARLRIEHAQILAPGDAERFGKLGVIASVEPTHATSDWVWAEGRLGKERVKGAYAWRTLLKAGTKLAGGSDFPVESEDPLLGIFAAVTRQETNGKPPGGWHPEEGLGRAEALRLFTSDAAYAEFAEKRRGRIEPGFDADFTVLDREIFAPGTPAGEILKAKVVMTVVGGEIVYRAN, encoded by the coding sequence ATGAACCGGATCGCCCCGCTTGCCGTGCTGCTCGCGCTCTCGGGCCGTGCCCTTGCCGCCGATCCCGCGCCCACGCCGCTGCCCGTGCCGGCTCCGGACGCCGGGACGGTCTTCCGCGGAGCGTCGGTCTACACGGCGTGGGACGAGACGCCGCGGAAGCTCGCGATCCTCGTGAAGGACGGAAAGGTCGTCTCCGTCGGTTACGAGGCCGACGTCCGCGCCGCCGCGCCCGCGGCGGGCGTCGTCGACCTCGCGGGCGCCGTCCTCGTCCCCGGCCTCACGGACGCGCACGGCCACCTGCGCTCGCTGGGCGCGCTTCACCGGATGATCGACTGCCGCGGCCTCGCCAAGGAGGAGATCCTCCTGCGCGTCCGCGCGCTCTCGGCCTCGACGGCCCCCGGGGCGTGGATCCGCGGCCGCGCGTGGGACCAGAATCGCTGGACGGACAACGCGTTCCCGACCGCGGCCGACCTCGAGCCCGCCGCGCCGAAAACGCCCGTCGTCCTCGCGCGCGTGGACGGGCACGCGCTCTGGGTGAACGCCGCCGCGCTGAAGGCCGCTGGAATCACGAAGGCGACGCCGGACCCGCCGGGCGGACGCATCGAGCGCCTGAAGGACGGGTCGCCCGCGGGCGTCCTCGTCGACAACGCGATGAGCCTGGTCTGGAAGGCGATTCCCCGGCCCGGTCCCGACGAGGCGCGCAAGGACTTCGTCGCCGGGCTCGAGGCCTGCGCGAAGGCCGGGCTCACGGGCATCGGGGAAGCCTCGGGCTCCTCGCTCGCCGACCTCGCGATCCTCGAGGGCCTCGCGAAGGAGGGCAAGCTGCCGGTCCGCGTCTACGCGACGGTCGGCCCGGAGGCCCTCGACGCCGCGCTCGCTCGCGGGCCCGTCTCCGCGGGGCGGTTCACCCTGCGGGCCGTCAAGCTCTACGCCGACGGCGCGCTCGGCTCGCGTGGAGCGGCTCTCCTCGCCGACTATTCCGATTCGCCGGGCAACCGCGGCCTCGACGTCACGCCGCCCGAGGCGGTCGCGAAGCTCGTCGAGAAGGCGCTCCGCGGCGGCTTCCAGGTGTGGACGCACGCGATCGGCGACCGGGCGAACCGCACGACGCTCGACGCATACGAGAAGGGCCTCGAGGCCGTGAAGAGCGCCGACGCGCGCCTGCGCATCGAGCACGCGCAGATCCTCGCTCCCGGCGACGCGGAGCGCTTCGGAAAGCTCGGGGTGATCGCGTCGGTCGAGCCGACGCACGCGACCTCCGACTGGGTCTGGGCCGAGGGCCGCCTCGGGAAGGAGCGCGTGAAGGGCGCGTACGCGTGGCGCACGCTCCTGAAGGCGGGGACGAAGCTCGCGGGCGGCAGCGACTTCCCGGTCGAGTCGGAGGACCCGCTGCTCGGGATCTTCGCCGCGGTCACGCGGCAGGAGACAAACGGCAAGCCGCCCGGCGGCTGGCACCCGGAGGAAGGCCTCGGGCGCGCGGAGGCGCTGCGCCTCTTCACGTCCGACGCCGCGTACGCGGAGTTCGCCGAGAAGCGCCGCGGGCGGATCGAGCCCGGCTTCGACGCGGACTTCACGGTCCTCGACCGCGAGATCTTCGCGCCGGGCACGCCCGCCGGCGAGATCCTCAAGGCGAAGGTCGTGATGACCGTCGTCGGCGGGGAGATCGTCTACCGGGCGAACTAG
- a CDS encoding CPBP family intramembrane metalloprotease, which yields MTLFSPVPLLPDAVLASRDLYFALPLGLAGLLALRLGLLRGPGRALPEPARPAWRGAAAGIAVALVLLAAALLPPLAAGAFRPGTPDWTAFAPTPPPANPAAAPASVAFFAVQSLVEELLFRGALMTLLAALVLGAMRLARGALPGRGDAAGLPRFGRRWLATGLAANAVQAAGFAVLHTGNPHVTPLALVNIGLAGAILGWLYWSGGGLAGAWAFHALWNFSLSALGLPVSGLSLATPLVATGFAGAGRPLLSGGAFGPEGSLVLTAALAAALGFLIRRSAKRLPNG from the coding sequence TTGACGCTTTTCTCGCCGGTCCCGCTTCTCCCGGACGCCGTCCTCGCGTCGCGGGACCTCTACTTTGCGCTGCCCCTCGGCCTCGCGGGGCTTCTCGCGCTGCGCCTCGGCCTGCTCCGCGGCCCGGGGCGCGCCCTGCCCGAGCCCGCGCGCCCCGCGTGGCGCGGCGCCGCCGCCGGGATCGCCGTCGCGCTCGTGCTTCTCGCAGCCGCGCTCCTGCCGCCGCTCGCGGCCGGGGCGTTCCGGCCCGGGACCCCGGACTGGACGGCGTTCGCGCCGACGCCGCCGCCCGCGAACCCGGCTGCCGCTCCCGCATCGGTCGCCTTCTTCGCCGTCCAGTCCCTCGTCGAGGAGCTCCTTTTCCGCGGAGCGTTGATGACGCTTCTCGCGGCGCTCGTCCTCGGCGCCATGCGCCTCGCGCGCGGTGCGCTCCCGGGCCGCGGTGACGCCGCCGGCCTTCCCCGCTTCGGGCGGCGCTGGCTCGCCACGGGCCTCGCCGCGAACGCGGTGCAGGCCGCCGGCTTCGCCGTGCTGCACACCGGCAACCCGCACGTGACGCCGCTCGCGCTCGTGAACATCGGCCTCGCCGGCGCGATCCTCGGCTGGCTCTACTGGTCCGGCGGCGGCCTCGCCGGCGCGTGGGCCTTCCACGCGCTCTGGAACTTTTCGCTCTCGGCTCTCGGACTGCCCGTCAGTGGCCTGTCGCTCGCGACGCCGCTCGTCGCGACCGGCTTCGCCGGCGCGGGGCGTCCGCTGCTCTCCGGCGGCGCGTTCGGGCCCGAGGGGTCGCTCGTGCTCACGGCAGCGCTTGCCGCCGCCCTCGGGTTCCTGATCCGGCGCAGCGCGAAGCGCCTGCCGAACGGGTAG